AAGACAACAGTGTAACCTAATAAGACAAGACCAATGGGAATGTGAAATTCCAAGTGGAATATCCAAATTTGTAAATGCACTCACCTCAACAAATAGATTGGAAAAGTTCTATTTTTTACAGTGGTTAAAATTTCATCTTGATGTTGAGGCAAGAGAATGCCTTTACCCTTTACAAGCTCAATATAAAGAAATGTGTAATTTATCTGGCAAGCAGAAAGAGCTGACCGAGTTAGATCAGAAGATATCTGATAGTTCATTGGGTATTGAGCACTTTCTGAGAGAAGTGGGTCAGTTCTATGAAGCCTGGCATTCCatgggaaaaaagggaaaatcaaCAGACATAAACTTTGAATGTCTTCCTGAAATAGCTGCAGATCTCCTGTTGGATGGGTTTCCTCTGGAGCTGATAGACGGAGAAGCCTCTAGAATTCCATTACAATGGATAAAAGATGTACTGAGAGAATTGGATAGGAAAGTCAAAGGAAAAAGCAGACTGAGAGTAATAACAGTTCTTGGGGTGCAGAGTACAGGGAAATCCACCCTTCTGAACACCATGTTTGGGTTGCAGTTCCCGGTGGCCAGCGGACGATGTACACGAGGAGCCTTCATGACTCTTCTGAGAGTGAAGGAAAATTTCCAGGACGATTTGAGCTGTGAGTTCATATTGGTGATTGACACCGAAGGACTGAAAGCTCCAGAATTGGATTCTCTCGAGGGCAGCTATGAACATGATAATGAATTGGCGACATTAGTGATTGGATTGAGTGACATCACCTTAATTAATATGTCCATGGAAAATACAACAGAAATGAAAGATATTTTACAAATTGTTATCCATGCTTTTCTTAGGATGAAAGAAATCGGGAAAAAACCCAACTGCCAATTTGTACATCAGAATGTGAGTGATGTATCAGCTCCTTCCATGaacatgagggggaggaagaagctGATGGACCAATTAGATGAAATGACCAGAACTGTGGCAGTTATGGAGAACAAGACTCAGTTTAACTATTTTTCTGATATCATGGAGTATGACCTAGAACATGACAATTGTTACATTGCTGGTCTTTGGCATGGAGTCCCACCAATGGCTTCCGTCAGCAGTGCGTACAGTGAAAATGTCAATGAACTAAAACAAAAACTACTAAAGTTCATGAAAGACAGACATAATACACACAACATTAATGAATTTATTTCATGGGTATCTGATTTATGGAGTGCCGTAAAACATGAAAACTTCATATTTAGTTTCAGAAACAGTGTGATAGCGAAAGCCTACAACCAGTTATCTATAAAATATTCTGAACGTGAATGGAAATTCAGTAAAGTGATGCATGAATGGTTCACTAAATCTGAGACACTGATCAAGAATCAGTCTGATGAAACGCTGGAAGCTAAAGCCAATGAATGTTATAAAGAAGCAGAAATTCTTCTCacaagagaggaaaaaaagattttaacttggTTGGAAGAGTATTTCAGTAAAGAGACAGATGGTGCCCaactaataaaatacaaaacagactTTGAGATCAGTGCTCAGAGCCTGAGAAAAAGTCTGGAAAACTCTTCAATCAACAAACTTAACAAAACTATTCAGATACAAAAAGAACACATCAGGATAGAACTTTTATATAGTCAGCACATCGAAAAAATTGAACAGAAGGTCTACAACTTTATAGAAGAGTGTAGAAAGAAAAAACATGAGCCAAATGATGCTGAATTGGAGGAGGAACTTGAAAGAATCTGGGAAAATGCAACCAAAGATCTAGAGGTAAATCATCGTCCAGAGCGTGACATTGAGGGAGAGATGTTACTAGTGCTCACCAAGGACATGAAAGAAAGAGGTTCTGGTGCGAATGAAAAATTACAGAAGACAAAACATTTTCCCAAACCCAAGGGGCAGCAGAATCCATCATTTTATCATCACGCACGCtcaatttttaatcaatttaaCCAAGCATATAGGAAATGGAAAGGGGAATTCCAAATTGAAGATTTTTTCCAGAGTGTGTTACGTAAATGTAAGAAgtattcaaaaaaacaaacacaaaaagatgTGGACTATGATGACACATACTGTAGAGAAATATTGAAGATCATTGATGAAAATTGTAAACATTCTGATGCAAAGAATTCTTTTTCAGCTGTTAATGAATTGGACTTgaagttgaacattttgggacACGTTCTTGTTGATTTTCAGAcgatgcattttaattttttaaaaaagaatGACCCCCATGCTAGGATCAATTCCCTGAAGCCACTATACTTTGATACattcaaaaatgtttttcagaagaAAAATGAGAGCAAGAGCCTCACTGAACGAGTCTGTAAAGATGTTTTTAAACCATCGCTAACTGATCATATTTACAGAAAACTTGGAATTGAAATGGTAGATGACATCACTAATAGCAAAGGTTCTGAAAAATATACCTCTAGAATGTTTTTCCAGTTCACTGTTCTAGAGAACCTTCTGGAGGAAGACATTTTCGAAAATTATGTGGAATACTCAAGTGACTATAAAAACTTTGTAAAATCCTGGATAACTAACTATATTGTAGAAGAATATACAAATATCAGTACTTTACAAGAGAGAATTCTGTCTGATATCATGGGACGGGTCAGATCTAGTCTCACAAATCCCCCAACTTTAAACCTTCGAGGGGTTTCAGATTTTTTGTCCCATCTGTGTGAGAAATTGAACAGTGATCTGGTGTTACCACAGCAGACAATGAAGGC
The Rana temporaria chromosome 6, aRanTem1.1, whole genome shotgun sequence DNA segment above includes these coding regions:
- the LOC120942919 gene encoding interferon-induced very large GTPase 1-like; the encoded protein is MEEYNIPPCDPIPDHSGVTSQHDASEENHNEKSEDVPHQQSNTDTYKASPQKSVLQPECDSSSEEPKAEPDLNTSSQTEPLQNVKDLADSDSDMDIETASYVLCADFYGEEHTFPENTAHSVSPEETPEESQKSRKEIQDEKEFIFKELLEMMKIDTKKTLKLTLQKVLEIGPESLMTDDPSNDDNALWYFVRRLMSLNGEARNINSLFMKPEESESNQDDSLMCLIESDLFSYIHPLDVVSAAFHCSDHFLQQEMMSKMSMCQFAVPLLLPDTDGPECTFMLWAMRGIVKKWRPQSLKGSKGFIENSLVNVPTPTISLVRMGNCRLSKSKILNQLLGTTQHQHEHFVHRDMEGGNAERKISDGLVEISWYFPGGKGKFPEPVAFTNLRGKLESNVKQFNFLTEISSVIVILTDGISKDQYELLMKYNGHDTKYLFIIVPADNQMMEDTQERLKLLTPVLNLTQDNILLIPRSTNETTAGLKLYSSLLSIVQDDIKTLSLEKMANQASRHGIRIDEDFEECHKAKLKAIEITDEIEDVVQYKKDTMKLQAEPLKEMARLEKEMCQMKGQGNSNGEKYKSNLRQQCNLIRQDQWECEIPSGISKFVNALTSTNRLEKFYFLQWLKFHLDVEARECLYPLQAQYKEMCNLSGKQKELTELDQKISDSSLGIEHFLREVGQFYEAWHSMGKKGKSTDINFECLPEIAADLLLDGFPLELIDGEASRIPLQWIKDVLRELDRKVKGKSRLRVITVLGVQSTGKSTLLNTMFGLQFPVASGRCTRGAFMTLLRVKENFQDDLSCEFILVIDTEGLKAPELDSLEGSYEHDNELATLVIGLSDITLINMSMENTTEMKDILQIVIHAFLRMKEIGKKPNCQFVHQNVSDVSAPSMNMRGRKKLMDQLDEMTRTVAVMENKTQFNYFSDIMEYDLEHDNCYIAGLWHGVPPMASVSSAYSENVNELKQKLLKFMKDRHNTHNINEFISWVSDLWSAVKHENFIFSFRNSVIAKAYNQLSIKYSEREWKFSKVMHEWFTKSETLIKNQSDETLEAKANECYKEAEILLTREEKKILTWLEEYFSKETDGAQLIKYKTDFEISAQSLRKSLENSSINKLNKTIQIQKEHIRIELLYSQHIEKIEQKVYNFIEECRKKKHEPNDAELEEELERIWENATKDLEVNHRPERDIEGEMLLVLTKDMKERGSGANEKLQKTKHFPKPKGQQNPSFYHHARSIFNQFNQAYRKWKGEFQIEDFFQSVLRKCKKYSKKQTQKDVDYDDTYCREILKIIDENCKHSDAKNSFSAVNELDLKLNILGHVLVDFQTMHFNFLKKNDPHARINSLKPLYFDTFKNVFQKKNESKSLTERVCKDVFKPSLTDHIYRKLGIEMVDDITNSKGSEKYTSRMFFQFTVLENLLEEDIFENYVEYSSDYKNFVKSWITNYIVEEYTNISTLQERILSDIMGRVRSSLTNPPTLNLRGVSDFLSHLCEKLNSDLVLPQQTMKAIIFENSATIEDFIDYMKNSLTETQEDIRAELQSLSTEDVLSRLVVKPQDELFKKVFGCGKQCPFCKVPCEAGGTDHKEHFASVHRPEGLGRYRWRTTQVLCHDICTTLVVGNTHFANHLTELESHPFRDYRDFYPDWKIQPDESIEASDYWKFILKEYNEQFAEEYNAKPANYPEEWDSLTREMAKESLQKTFNM